A single region of the Podospora pseudopauciseta strain CBS 411.78 chromosome 1, whole genome shotgun sequence genome encodes:
- a CDS encoding hypothetical protein (EggNog:ENOG503NVU0; COG:Q; CAZy:AA1) produces MGSFWVLVARLLGVTTLSAYEGLDRSQSPLQLTDSHSHVETSLVSTAAKDPLHFRPPGHRQDKGDGFDFKCDYRKMVGWEKCSTPEDRSCWLVNKKTGERFDINTDYENYYPTGTTREYFITVDKSNITADGYTFYGATVFNETYPGPWIQACWGDTVKVHVRNLNPDRGTSIHWHGIRQLNTMHMDGVNGITQCPIAPGSTFTYEWKVMQYGSSWYHSHYSEQYGDGAVGPITLHGPSSAPYDEAADIPLLMTDWRHGSLFPVGNMLEERWIQSILLNGIGNVTKFGARKVQNTSKIPKPYTLTFTADKVYEDEPPELEVPNSRPKRYLLRLINTSIGSTFIFSIDNHLLSIVSADFVPIYPYLNSSILVGIGQRYNVIVEANPRNNTKQPLDSNENYWIRTWVAPNCGAGVVINKDSKETYMQTGILRYNKSSTEDPESKPWTDISMACSDETATSLRPVLPWVVEDPINVMSTESKIQHMAVISGPPADPIPSFPQASYSFRNVSGGINGPNPLQINFSDPVFLNLDNDEPFKNKLWEIYPEGRPNQTDWVWLAITVDYSPDGDTSAHPIHLHGHDFAILQQAEKTTYVPENIHLNLINPPRRDVVLMPKSGFIIIAFKADNPGAWLLHCHIASHASQGLALQILERQADAAARWPKASPAAQTAATLCSSWDSWVAASYTSTPTPLPDDSGI; encoded by the exons ATGGGGAGTTTCTGGGTGCTTGTCGCCCGTCTCCTTGGGGTCACGACTCTATCAGCCTATGAGGGACTGGACCGCTCTCAATCACCTTTGCAGCTCACAGATTCACATTCGCACGTTGAGACCAGCTTGGTATCTACCGCAGCCAAAGATCCTCTCCACTTCAGACCACCAGGCCACCGACAAGACAAAGGTGATGGTTTCGACTTCAAATGCGACTACCGCAAAATGGTTGGATGGGAAAAATGCTCGACTCCTGAAGATCGCTCATGCTGGCTCGTCAACAAGAAGACAGGAGAAAGAttcgacatcaacaccgaCTATGAGAATTATTATCCAACCGGTACAACACGCGAGTACTTCATCACTGTCGACAAGTCGAACATCACCGCCGACGGCTACACATTTTATGGAGCGACAGTTTTCAATGAAACGTACCCAGGGCCTTGGATCCAAGCATGCTGGGGCGATACTGTCAAGGTCCATGTCCGTAATCTCAATCCGGACCGCGGTACCAGCATTCATTGGCACGGCATTAGGCAGCTCAACACCATGCACATGGACGGTGTGAATGGAATCACCCAGTGCCCCATCGCACCAGGGAGCACTTTCACCTATGAGTGGAAGGTGATGCAATATGGCTCCTCATGGTATCACTCCCATTACAGTGAACAGTATGGTGACGGGGCAGTCGGACCAATT ACTCTTCATGGCCCGAGCAGCGCCCCCTATGATGAGGCGGCAGACATCCCGCTCCTGATGACAGACTGGAGACATGGCAGTCTATTTCCAGTTGGAAACATGCTCGAGGAAAGATGGATCCAGAGCATCTTGCTGAACGGGATTGGGAACGTGACCAAATTTGGGGCAAGGAAAGTTCAAAACACGAGTAAGATTCCGAAGCCTTACACTCTTACGTTCACAGCGGACAAAGTGTATGAGGATGAGCCGCCCGAGCTCGAGGTTCCGAACTCACGTCCCAAACGATACCTGCTGCGACTCATCAACACCTCGATTGGATCCACTTTTATCTTCTCCATCGACAACCACCTGCTTTCCATTGTCAGTGCTGACTTCGTTCCCATTTACCCCTACCTCAACTCGTCGATCCTGGTTGGAATCGGCCAACGATACAATGTTATTGTCGAAGCAAATCCAAggaacaacaccaaacagcCCCTTGACAGCAACGAAAACTACTGGATCAGAACGTGGGTCGCCCCGAACTGCGGTGCTGGTGTGGTCATCAACAAGGACAGCAAGGAGACATACATGCAAACGGGTATTCTGCGTTACAACAAGAGCAGTACGGAGGATCCAGAATCAAAACCATGGACAGATATTTCCATGGCCTGCTCGGATGAGACTGCCACCAGCTTGAGGCCCGTGCTGCcctgggttgttgaggatcCGATCAATGTCATGTCAACAGAAAGCAAGATTCAGCACATGGCTGTGATCAGCGGCCCGCCGGCTGATCCGATTCCGAGTTTCCCCCAGGCCTCCTATTCTTTCAGAAACGTATCAGGGGGTATCAATGGCCCCAATCCACTCCAGATCAACTTCAGCGACCCAGTGTTCCTCAACCTGGACAACGACGAGCCGTTCAAGAACAAGCTCTGGGAAATCTACCCCGAAGGACGCCCCAACCAAACCGACTGGGTATGGCTAGCCATCACCGTGGACTATTCTCCTGATGGAGATACCAGTGCCCATCCGATTCACCTGCACGGACATGACTTTGCTATCCTCCAACAGGCCGAAAAAACCACCTACGTCCCTGAGAACATCCATCTGAACCTCATCAACCCGCCTCGTCGTGATGTGGTGCTGATGCCTAAGAGCggcttcatcatcattgCCTTCAAGGCTGACAATCCGGGCGCGTGGCTCCTTCATTGCCATATCGCCAGTCATGCCTCCCAAGGTCTGGCCCTGCAGATTCTGGAACGTCAGGCCGATGCTGCTGCCAGGTGGCCGAAGGCGAGTCCCGCTGCGCAGACTGCCGCCACGCTGTGCAGCAGTTGGGACTCTTGGGTTGCTGCGTCTTACACGTCCACGCCGACGCCTTTGCCTGATGATTCCGGAATTTGA
- a CDS encoding hypothetical protein (EggNog:ENOG503PWW9) — MSSHHEKAPQKKGSTQPHKHHEHHETGYTDEAAVECHDLIDRAEEEAHLHEPGSMYEPTTHPEKVHLANTSSSGKKSSSSSMPSSGSKMKKSGLEGSSSSTKESMKEGMGSMKESMKEGMGSMKDTMKDTMGKKK; from the exons ATGAGCAGCCACCACGAGAAAGCCCCCCAGAAGAAGGGTTCCACTCAGCCTCACAAGCACCACGAGCATCATGAGACAGGGTATACAGATGAAGCGGCTGTCGAGTGTCACGATTTGATCGATCgtgccgaggaagaggcccAC CTCCACGAGCCCGGATCCATGTACGAGCCAACAACTCACCCCGAGAAGGTCCACCTGGCGAATACTAGCTCTTCGGGAAAGAAGAGCTCCTCGTCAAGCATGCCGTCCTCGGGCAGCAAAATGAAGAAGTCCGGTTTGGAAGGATCTAGCAGCAGCACAAAGGAGAGCATGAAAGAAGGCATGGGGTCGATGAAGGAGAGCATGAAGGAGGGTATGGGCTCCATGAAGGATACCATGAAGGATACCATGGGCAAGAAGAAATAG
- a CDS encoding hypothetical protein (COG:S; EggNog:ENOG503P2P2) has product MRPDQCTNTHGAMSPTTNPWFSLVIFSPHESYKVPTCQRTTNGVCPTSFARGPLPSNPSYIVDSFSSSLPQSKSQVIHFSHTGNGKLNTMCDSCRNLIPEDPEFSPGSQYKWVWESDTDCEICQFICSTATSIHPDLGSTDDLEAWLRLDERQNRFYFDFSGGYALQVYVKLGISPICSSSSNKQLSNSNNIFVDYDPDEGSDQPGLTPEDPIEFTRRCLEECEENHPECSQRTSDLQPTRLIYCAEGADQLQLMDSDDIGDVEYIALSYCWGSDGLFRTTLDNIDELREGFDLEALPQTLQDAIDVTRQLGMEYIWIDAICIIQDDTADWEQEAGRMAEVYGNARVTLAALSASTVTEGFLHLKRNPQVVTRELAGEDGETFLLVGKEGVTSGLHPQSLDRDNPWPGVGSFDDFLDPVQTRGWCFQEQVLSRRFIGFSSREVQWLCKTTMGCQCGPLDPDSGGSLRPRPPTLTLQDDAFAFWAEMISGYSRRGLTYQKDKLPAIAGLAREIQNTTGATYVGGIWIKDLTRSLNWVAREVNDVWACPDTYRAPSFSWASLDSPISMDPEDYLTGYVEVLEYSVEPKGQDPLGEINAASLTVSGYVHSATLMDSDDTVEGFEYDVRIKSSIRIARRYAMVRHDTELVRVQIADADGEVQWSIQRAREGEMPGEEEFRPQVTVLALCLGVDEANRAIEFLILAQCPSDLKTWERIGSVRVTESDPQPDSEEEEEELEFWNFDDFLDEITDENYKTTLTLV; this is encoded by the coding sequence ATGAGACCAGATCAGTGCACCAACACACATGGCGCCAtgtcaccaaccaccaatcCCTGGTTTTCGTTGGTGATATTCTCGCCTCATGAATCCTATAAAGTCCCAACTTGCCAAAGAACGACCAACGGAGTTTGCCCAACCTCCTTCGCACGCGGACCACTGCCCTCAAACCCCAGTTATATCGTCGACagtttttcttcttctcttcctcagTCAAAGTCCCAAGTAATTCATTTCTCACACACCGGCAACGGCAAGTTAAACACCATGTGCGACAGCTGCCGCAACCTCATCCCAGAGGACCCAGAGTTCTCACCCGGTAGCCAATACAAATGGGTCTGGGAATCCGACACAGACTGCGAGATTTGTCAATTCATTTGTAGCACCGCGACATCAATCCACCCTGATCTAGGCTCAACCGACGACCTTGAAGCATGGTTGCGTCTAGATGAAAGACAGAACCGGTTCTATTTCGACTTCTCCGGCGGGTATGCCCTGCAGGTTTATGTCAAGCTCGGTATATCTCCCATTtgctcttcctcatcaaacAAACAATTGTCTAATTCTAATAATATCTTTGTAGACTACGATCCTGATGAAGGTAGTGACCAGCCAGGACTCACCCCGGAGGATCCAATCGAATTCACAAGAAGATGTCTTGAAGAGTGTGAAGAAAACCACCCTGAATGTTCCCAGCGCACCTCAGATCTCCAGCCAACACGCCTCATCTACTGCGCCGAAGGTGCTGATCAGCTCCAACTCATGGATAGTGACGACATTGGCGACGTTGAATACATCGCTTTAAGCTACTGCTGGGGCTCGGACGGTCTCTTCAGAACCACCCTAGACAACATCGACGAGCTGAGAGAAGGGTTTGACCTTGAAGCCCTGCCGCAGACACTCCAAGACGCTATAGATGTCACACGCCAGTTGGGGATGGAGTACATCTGGATTGATGCAATCTGCATCATCCAAGACGACACAGCTGATTGGGAGCAAGAAGCTGGCAGGATGGCAGAGGTGTACGGGAATGCACGGGTTACTCTCGCTGCGTTGTCTGCGTCTACGGTGACAGAGGGGTTCCTTCACTTGAAAAGAAATCCACAGGTGGTGACCCGGGAGTTggctggtgaggatggtgaaACATTTCTGCTGGTTGGGAAAGAGGGGGTGACAAGTGGCTTGCATCCCCAGAGTTTGGACCGCGATAACCCGTGGCCGGGTGTCGGGAGCTTTGATGACTTCTTGGATCCAGTGCAAACAAGAGGATGGTGCTTTCAGGAGCAGGTACTCTCTCGCCGGTTCATAGGCTTTTCCAGCAGGGAGGTACAATGGCTCTGCAAGACCACCATGGGTTGCCAGTGCGGACCACTTGATCCCGACAGTGGAGGCAGCCTACGTCCCCGACCTCCCACTCTCACCTTGCAAGACGATGCGTTTGCTTTCTGGGCTGAAATGATCTCCGGCTATAGCCGCAGAGGTCTCACCTATCAGAAGGACAAGCTGCCCGCGATCGCAGGTCTGGCCCGTGAAATCCAGAACACCACTGGTGCCACTTACGTTGGTGGGATCTGGATAAAAGATCTGACTCGCAGCCTGAACTGGGTAGCTCGCGAAGTGAACGATGTCTGGGCGTGTCCCGACACCTACAGAGCGCCCTCTTTCTCCTGGGCTTCTCTAGATTCTCCGATATCCATGGACCCCGAAGACTATCTAACTGGATATGTCGAAGTGCTGGAGTACTCTGTCGAGCCGAAAGGTCAAGATCCCCTTGGGGAGATCAACGCTGCCAGTTTGACCGTCAGTGGATATGTGCATTCGGCCACCCTGATGGACAGTGATGATACTGTGGAGGGATTCGAATATGACGTCAGAATCAAGAGCAGCATCAGAATTGCCAGGAGGTACGCCATGGTTCGTCACGACACCGAGCTTGTCAGAGTTCAGATTGCGGACGCAGACGGGGAAGTGCAGTGGTCTATCCAGCGAGCCAGAGAAGGGGAGATgccaggagaggaggagttcaGACCTCAGGTGACTGTGCTAGCGCTCTGCTTGGGTGTGGATGAAGCAAACAGGGCTATTGAGTTTCTCATTCTGGCACAGTGTCCAAGTGACCTAAAGACGTGGGAAAGAATTGGGTCCGTGAGGGTCACCGAATCTGACCCACAGCCCGAttctgaggaggaagaggaggagctcgagtTTTGGAATTTTGACGATTTTCTTGATGAGATCACGGACGAAAACTACAAAACGACCCTCACATTGGTATAG
- a CDS encoding hypothetical protein (antiSMASH:Cluster_5; COG:S; EggNog:ENOG503PIPR) yields the protein MSNFQHRAMHHDGLYSTAAIHADHHHHQHHHAMHPPQTQPPMMDHCVTTCPYEEKIIQNGAVARMVLMFIRELVEHSSHQPRQSYACPMTRCHRPFPGPLQLIQHLLSCSEVSTGEFTCDKCNHWHTFPTSDKEWEQWAAVKTQQASGNEQGQVRRKRSLGSKIKGFATLTKRDPRKQNPTPDIHFKTEYSMDSRPSTAASSTPSTTFTSRCSEHHLHYQTHGHGNPTAFSTHHKPPLLPAGVPAIDGNGLFWPGFSADQLGNMPSSVPSVTPSSTLDTGSSKAISQNTSQTTLFTPSLNGFPPPVASVQVPTTMEQQQQYMFGTHASFNGIPSPVSAQPPPSAMVLDEPINMNGADLTPTELRSPVSNESLNHGWWGNKLGIETARAVPTTTGSGTCFQMQSPIGAIDGMMTRDVTSGLTTPTSPCRHASPFFPIPQSSAHPMSRALSNESMQAGMTPVYNSPGTNASHVDSLSPQTDHDPHSLSLRTPFEPAPEDLVCDECQWKPRGVRENLKGYLRKHKNTHKGLRLSCDVVGCTKTFSRLDNLKKHKKDKHGIEDSATGATCTQPPPKQMVEEFHGQHHHVEDEAEHKRPGTVDSEVRDMSGDYSMLWPALHF from the exons ATGTCGAATTTTCAACATCGAGCAATGCACCATGACGGACTCTACTCGACGGCAGCTATACACGCtgaccatcaccatcaccaacatcaccatgcCATGCATCCTCCACAGACACAGCCGCCGATGATGGATCACTGCGTGACGACTTGCCC GTATGAGGAAAAGATAATACAGAATGGCGCAGTGGCACGTATGGTGCTCATGTTCATTCGGGAACTCGTCGAGCATTCCTCTCATCAACCACGGCAGAGTTATGCATGCCCCATGACGAGGTGCCACAGGCCCTTCCCCGGGCCGCTCCAACTCATTCAACACCTCCTATCCTGCTCGGAGGTTTCGACCGGCGAGTTCACCTGCGACAAGTGTAACCATTGGCACACATTTCCCACCAGCGATAAGGAATGGGAACAATGGGCGGCCGTGAAGACACAGCAAGCTTCTGGGAATGAGCAAGGGCAGGTGCGGAGGAAGCGGAGTCTTGGTTCGAAAATCAAGGGTTTTGCTACTCTGACCAAAAGAGATCCGCGCAAACAAAATCCCACCCCGGATATCCATTTCAAGACCGAGTACTCGATGGACAGTCGGCCGAGTACCGCGGCGtcctcaaccccaagcaCCACATTTACAAGCCGATGTTCTGAGCATCATCTGCATTACCAAACCCATGGCCACGGAAATCCCACGGCCTTTTCCACTCACCATAAGCCACCTTTGCTACCTGCGGGTGTACCAGCAATCGATGGCAATGGTTTGTTTTGGCCAGGGTTTAGTGCTGACCAACTTGGGAACATGCCTTCTAGTGTTCCATCTGTCACACCTTCATCTACACTGGACACCGGTTCTTCGAAGGCGATCTCCCAAAACACTTCTCAGACCACGCTGTTCACACCTAGCTTGAACGGATTCCCACCTCCTGTGGCGTCTGTCCAGGTCCCAACAACTATggaacagcaacagcagtaTATGTTCGGCACACACGCATCGTTTAATGGAATACCATCTCCAGTATCCGcccagccaccaccctccgCAATGGTGTTGGATGAACCCATAAACATGAACGGGGCAGACCTAACACCAACCGAACTTCGCTCGCCGGTATCAAATGAAAGCCTGAACCACGGCTGGTGGGGAAACAAGCTTGGAATCGAAACAGCCCGAGCAGTGCCTACTACCACCGGATCGGGTACCTGCTTCCAGATGCAGTCTCCGATTGGTGCCATTGATGGGATGATGACTAGAGACGTCACAAGCGGTCTTACAACGCCCACCTCGCCATGTCGACACGCATCACCGTTCTTCCCGATTCCGCAATCCTCCGCCCATCCGATGTCACGAGCTCTCAGCAACGAATCGATGCAAGCAGGCATGACGCCGGTTTACAACTCACCAGGGACAAACGCCAGTCATGTGGATTCCCTGTCACCGCAGACAGACCACGATCCTCACTCTCTGTCGCTCCGAACACCCTTTGAGCCGGCACCGGAGGATCTAGTCTGTGATGAGTGTCAATGGAAGCCCCGAGGCGTGAGGGAGAATTTGAAGGGGTATTTACGGAAGCATAAAAACACACACAAagggttgaggttgtcgtgTGATGTGGTAGGTTGCACGAAGACGTTTAGTCGGTTGGATAATCTCAAGAAACATAAGAAGGATAAGCATGGGATCGAAGACTCGGCTACAGGGGCGACTTGTACGCAACCACCTCCAAAgcagatggtggaggagtttcatgggcaacatcatcatgtggaggatgaggcggaGCATAAGCGGCCGGGAACGGTGGACTCGGAGGTACGGGATATGTCGGGAGATTATTCGATGCTTTGGCCGGCATTGCACTTTTGA
- a CDS encoding hypothetical protein (antiSMASH:Cluster_5), producing the protein MKITTTAERVGCHLLLRHPISESENGKTFPSTGKNRRHSKIVAATLEYSRLYARFRSTFDKFLTNRKLYLASNECPRFPLNARPTQVYMLRIIDDTLKFGRVGSLIGGNYRLADCKERWQDFLKELKVTGDMTVGDSDSDWTSGSEEESDLGRASSPGDPASGPDPGPGWEVEPATPKATRHGLVPGAGILAFADGLAANLSMMLRLVREFEEAGEQLPRSVTDVVATFRDCCVVLEEWPRHEGPGQVQDNLMSSGEDAGTPITIVFSSHRKTGLSLFCYLLFFCMYLCIGFDLQDADSISSNQRFKQSSSEDDWAWGFGGFGRLLSI; encoded by the exons atgaaaataacaacaacagcagagAGGGTGGGGTGCCACTTGTTATTGCGACACCCCATAAGCGAGTCCGAAAACGGCAAAACATTTCCCTCGACCGGAAAGAACAGAAGGCATTCCAAGATTGTGGCAGCAACGCTGGAGTACTCGCGCTTATACGCCAGGTTTCGCTCGACTTTTGATAAATTTCTCACCAATCGGAAGCTTTACTTGGCCAGCAACGAATGCCCCCGGTTTCCGCTGAATGCGAGGCCCACACAGGTGTATATGTTGAGGATCATTGACGACACCCTCAAGTTTGGCAGGGTTGGATCATTAATCGGCGGCAACTATCGTCTTGCGGACTGCAAAGAGAGATGGCAAGACTTTTTGAAGGAGTTGAAAGTCACCGGAGATATGACCGTCGGGGATAGTGACTCGGACTGGACATCCGggtctgaggaggagagcgatCTCGGTAGAG cttcttctcccggTGACCCTGCTTCCGGTCCCGACCCCGGTCCAGGCTGGGAGGTTGAGCCGGCCACCCCCAAAGCCACCCGTCATGGGCTTGTGCCTGGCGCGGGTATCCTTGCCTTCGCCGACGGGTTAGCGGCCAACTTGTCGATGATGTTGCGActggtgagggagtttgaAGAAGCCGGTGAGCAGCTTCCCAGGTCGGTCACCGATGTGGTTGCGACCTTTCGGGATTGCTGTGTTGTCTTGGAAGAGTGGCCCCGCCATGAAGGTCCCGGCCAAGTCCAGGATAACTTGATGAGCAGTGGAGAAGATGCAGGGACTCCGATTACGATAGTCTTTTCGTCACACCGTAAGACCGGCCTTTCTTTGTTTTGCTatttgcttttcttttgtatGTATCTTTGTATTGGTTTCGATTTGCAAGATGCTGACTCGATAAGTAGCAACCAACGATTTAAGCAGTCCAGTAGTGAGGACGATTGGGCCTGGGGATTTGGGGGCTTTGGAAGATTATTGTCAATTTGA
- a CDS encoding hypothetical protein (antiSMASH:Cluster_5) → MSGWGNPNCQGSFLWAYQGTANACVNVRTQAASIDYATTVSTRVELINTANCGMVGRGLLTGPSESTTDESGSVVQVIEVKGDGDSADGSVIKRDIEQICYNIPAGDQAFRVTLI, encoded by the coding sequence ATGTCCGGGTGGGGCAACCCGAACTGCCAGGGCTCCTTCCTGTGGGCCTACCAGGGGACCGCCAACGCCTGCGTCAACGTCCGGACGCAGGCGGCGTCGATCGACTACGCCACTACCGTGTCCACACGAGTGGAATTGATCAACACCGCAAACTGCGGAATGGTGGGCCGTGGGCTCCTCACTGGACCCTCCGAATCCACAACTGACGAGTCCGGCTCCGTCGTGCAGGTGATCGAGGTCAAGGGCGACGGCGACAGCGCCGATGGCAGCGTCATCAAGAGGGATATAGAACAAATTTGTTATAACATCCCGGCCGGGGATCAAGCTTTCCGCGTTACATTGATCTGA
- a CDS encoding hypothetical protein (antiSMASH:Cluster_5; COG:S; EggNog:ENOG503P5VA), with product MSLKLLSHHSTAREIKQLPGYPRLKPAYILKINIGNILKVGTVGSGQNLSLVETGTGTLTTAEGYDCPVDGEIVYGADWLLNEPDGEHAIPNLKLLIKTKDGAILSSEYTGTGVFSKPVLDMWAGDENAKTFPFGISSTYHTFQSGDPKYKHLQYKTFVGNGRFVVNDDRSITVESRISEVIPSNDLDC from the exons ATGTCCCTCAAGCTCCTCAGTCACCATTCCACAGCTCGTGAGATCAAGCAGCTTCCGGGCTATCCCCGGTTGAAGCCTGCTTACATCTTGAAG ATCAACATTGGCAACATTTTGAAGGTGGGAACCGTGGGTTCTGGCCAAAACCTATCTCTCGTG GAAACCGGAACCGGCACCCTGACGACAGCTGAGGGCTACGATTGTCCTGTCGACGGCGAGATTGTCTACGGCGCAGACTGGCTCTTGAACGAGCCAGACGGAGAGCATGCCATTCCCAACCTGAAGCTCCTCATCAA AACCAAGGACGGTGCC ATCCTGAGCTCTGAGTACACAGGCACAGGCGTCTTCAGCAAGCCGGTCCTCGACATGTGGGCTGGTGACGAAAACGCAAAGACATTCCCGTTTGGAATCTCTT CAACATACCATACCTTCCAATCCGGTGACCCCAAATACAAGCACCTGCAGTACAAGACGTTTGTTGGAAATGGACGGTTTGTTGTGAACGACGACCGCTCCATCACTGTTGAGTCGCGGATCTCTGAGGTCATTCCTAGCAATGACTTGGATTGTTAG
- a CDS encoding hypothetical protein (antiSMASH:Cluster_5; COG:Q; EggNog:ENOG503P58V), with translation MATVLETNKPAPAAEPGFSVKEGANWSEYLSFRPVYPQSFFGRIYEYHFQKPQATSTTAQDIGAGCGIVSSNLASRFNKVIVSDPNDGYTTLARKLLVEQSRLPASKFTFLQEGAEKSSVQSGTVDLVTACEMMHWTNVDVAVKEFGRVLKAGGTLAITYYTVPRIVGNEPAQKIWRQIWRAYAERAQGELYDHAFGIVNSGFQCIGLPEAEWGSVKRVYINSGGSTVPFQIDDRLAESRVRGDEEAIWLEGDKDWYDEQGLDWLKGYLATWVPRIPEADIQDLWDALEAALNGKKASLETPLVLIFATKKA, from the coding sequence ATGGCAACAGTCCTTGAGACAAACAAACCGGCTCCTGCTGCGGAGCCCGGCTTCTCAGTAAAGGAAGGCGCCAACTGGTCCGAATACCTCTCCTTCCGCCCCGTGTACCCACAGTCTTTCTTCGGCCGCATCTACGAATATCACTTTCAGAAGCCCCAGGCGACTTCAACAACGGCCCAAGATATTGGAGCCGGCTGCGGCATTGTCTCCTCAAACTTGGCCTCCCGTTTCAACAAAGTGATCGTCTCGGACCCCAACGATGGCTACACCACACTCGCTCGGAAACTTCTTGTCGAGCAGTCTAGGCTTCCAGCGTCCAAATTCACCTTTCTACAGGAGGGCGCAGAGAAAAGCTCTGTCCAGTCCGGGACAGTGGATTTGGTCACGGCCTGTGAGATGATGCACTGGACAAACGTTGACGTGGCCGTCAAAGAATTCGGCAGAGTCCTCAAGGCTGGCGGCACCCTCGCCATCACTTACTACACCGTGCCCAGGATCGTCGGCAACGAGCCAGCCCAGAAGATCTGGAGGCAAATTTGGCGGGCTTATGCCGAACGGGCCCAGGGAGAGCTGTACGATCATGCTTTCGGCATTGTTAACTCAGGGTTTCAGTGCATCGGACTCCCTGAGGCGGAATGGGGAAGTGTCAAGAGGGTGTACATCAACTCAGGAGGGAGCACTGTGCCTTTCCAGATTGATGACAGGTTGGCTGAGAGTAGAGTCAGAGGCGATGAGGAGGCAATCTGGTTGGAAGGCGATAAAGACTGGTATGACGAGCAAGGTCTTGACTGGCTGAAGGGTTACCTCGCAACATGGGTGCCACGAATCCCAGAGGCGGATATCCAGGACCTTTGGGATGCTTTGGAGGCTGCATTGAATGGAAAGAAGGCGAGCCTGGAAACACCACTTGTGTTGATCTTCGCCACCAAGAAAGCATAG
- a CDS encoding hypothetical protein (antiSMASH:Cluster_5; COG:S; EggNog:ENOG503P1UH), which produces MTTVAPAIDPKSVDWTNGMKKAPRNVAWYQATLNRVPDTALQIFREYSKIPDEKILDHIHTIRDQAWEILPYPCIGVFRFLDFPACLSPAYPEVLERVRAGETFLDLGCCFGQDIRKLVHDGAPSDNIIGVDTESRFIDLGYELFGDRERLKVHFCTGDVFAEDFLAEYRGRVDIIFLGSFLHLFSFEQQVAIVAQLDKLLRPKAGSLVFGRHMATEEKGGVLRRNALGWDLYHHSSETIKQLWDTAPDGKWDVSSTLVPYKSEGWDNGVNWQGGNDVRQQYFSAKRL; this is translated from the exons ATGACAACTGTTGCCCCAGCTATTGACCCCAAGTCCGTGGACTGGACAAATGGCATGAAGAAGGCGCCTCGAAATGTCGCGTGGTATCAAGCAACGCTCAACCGTGTTCCCGACACTGCTCTTCAGATCTTTCGGGAATATTCCAAGATCCCCGACGAAAAGATTCTTGACCATATCCACACCATCAGAGACCAAGCGTGGGAAAT TCTCCCTTATCCATGCATCGGCGTCTTCCGATTCCTAGACTTCCCTGCCTGTTTATCCCCTGCCTACCCCGAGGTCTTGGAGCGTGTCCGCGCTGGAGAAACCTTCCTTGACCTCGGTTGCTGTTTTGGACAGGACATCCGGAAACTGGTGCATGATGGAGCACCATCGGACAACATCATCGGTGTCGACACAGAATCTCGATTCATCGACCTCGGCTACGAGCTTTTCGGTGACCGGGAGCGGCTAAAGGTCCACTTTTGCACCGGAGATGTCTTTGCTGAGGATTTCCTGGCCGAGTATCGTGGCAGAGtcgacatcatcttcctcggaTCCTTCTTGCATCTGTTCAGCTTTGAGCAACAGGTCGCCATTGTTGCACAGTTGGACAAGCTTTTGAGACCAAAGGCGGGCTCTTTGGTGTTTGGGAGACACATGGCTAcagaagagaaggggggCGTGCTGCGCAGAAATGCGCTTGGGTGGGATTTGTACCATCACAGCTCTGAAACAATCAAGCAATTGTGGGACACGGCTCCAGATGGCAAGTGGGATGTTTCTTCGACGCTTGTGCCATACAAGTCCGAAGGCTGGGATAATGGGGTTAATTGGCAGGGGGGCAATGATGTTAGACAGCAATACTTCAGCGCCAAAAGGCTTTAG